In Bythopirellula goksoeyrii, a single window of DNA contains:
- a CDS encoding tetratricopeptide repeat protein, which produces MEPEQQAATSKPLHGMTPLSPASRQRLQKVFEHGQRCAEKNDYDYATQLFSQCVVEDPGNIVYLQSFFANLQKKYGNNKSGARMAGLKIKSPRSTLCKAAAKGKWAEALQAGCTALAINPWDIPTLLAMAQACDELGIDESQLTYLRWALDTNPKDINVNRQAAITLQRMGQFDQAISCWHRVEQAKPHDEEALRSISRLSVEKTIHEGGYDPDLLRQDNSADGGSHSSVASYSRHSKGEVEEKSPEDQQLPPEERFRKEIAKDPTDLQAYFKLADLQVRERRYDEAEKLLEQAMQVSGGGDLTVRERMENVLMRRSREQQAIAEKQFEEDPTDENRQLAMRVKAQANQLELETYAAKSDRDPGNTRLKYELAVRLKRAGKPKEAIPHLQAARSDPQRRVQVLLELGECFQKIEQYKLALASYEQALEACDEPDSETRRLALYRAGVLATGMKEFDRAESHLTELAGLDFAYRDVSDRLDKINKLRNSG; this is translated from the coding sequence ATGGAACCTGAACAACAAGCCGCCACGTCGAAACCGCTCCATGGCATGACGCCCCTGAGCCCTGCCTCACGGCAACGTTTGCAGAAGGTTTTTGAGCATGGGCAGCGTTGCGCTGAGAAAAACGACTATGACTATGCCACGCAGCTGTTCTCACAATGTGTCGTCGAAGATCCGGGAAATATTGTCTATTTGCAGAGCTTTTTCGCCAATCTGCAGAAAAAATATGGAAACAATAAGTCTGGTGCTCGGATGGCAGGCTTGAAGATCAAGAGCCCTCGCTCGACACTCTGTAAGGCCGCAGCCAAAGGGAAGTGGGCCGAGGCACTGCAAGCAGGTTGCACGGCACTTGCGATCAATCCATGGGATATCCCCACGCTTCTTGCTATGGCTCAAGCTTGCGATGAACTGGGAATCGACGAATCCCAACTCACCTATTTGCGTTGGGCACTCGACACGAATCCGAAAGATATCAATGTCAATCGTCAAGCGGCGATCACGCTTCAGCGGATGGGCCAATTCGATCAAGCAATCTCCTGTTGGCATCGAGTCGAACAGGCCAAGCCCCATGACGAAGAGGCTTTAAGGTCAATTTCGCGGCTCTCGGTCGAAAAAACGATTCATGAGGGTGGCTACGACCCTGACTTGCTGCGGCAGGATAATTCGGCGGATGGTGGGTCCCATTCCTCGGTTGCCAGCTATTCACGCCATTCAAAAGGCGAAGTCGAAGAGAAATCGCCTGAAGACCAACAACTTCCACCAGAAGAGCGATTTCGAAAAGAGATCGCGAAGGATCCGACGGACTTGCAAGCTTATTTCAAACTAGCGGATCTTCAGGTGCGCGAACGTCGGTACGACGAGGCTGAAAAGCTACTAGAACAAGCGATGCAGGTTTCAGGTGGTGGCGATCTCACTGTCCGCGAGCGAATGGAAAACGTGCTAATGCGACGCTCTCGCGAGCAACAGGCAATTGCCGAGAAGCAGTTCGAGGAAGATCCAACCGACGAAAATCGGCAACTTGCGATGCGCGTCAAAGCTCAGGCCAATCAACTCGAACTCGAGACTTATGCCGCTAAATCAGATCGCGATCCGGGCAATACTCGGCTCAAGTACGAATTGGCCGTGCGTCTGAAGCGTGCCGGCAAGCCCAAGGAGGCAATCCCCCATTTACAGGCAGCGCGGAGTGACCCCCAGCGTCGAGTTCAAGTTTTGTTGGAGCTGGGGGAGTGTTTTCAGAAAATTGAGCAGTACAAATTGGCTCTCGCGAGCTATGAGCAGGCCCTAGAGGCTTGCGACGAGCCAGATTCAGAAACTCGCCGATTGGCTCTCTATAGGGCAGGGGTTTTGGCCACAGGCATGAAGGAATTCGACCGGGCCGAAAGTCATTTGACCGAGCTGGCAGGGCTAGATTTTGCCTACCGCGATGTCTCTGACCGGCTAGACAAGATCAACAAATTGCGTAATAGTGGGTGA
- the rpsT gene encoding 30S ribosomal protein S20 codes for MPNSVSAKKRLRQSKDRRQRNRSVKSALRGQIRKVREAIESGDVATSESEYVIATKRLDQAAAKKVIHDNQAARIKSRLSAAIKKLKAAK; via the coding sequence ATGCCAAATTCTGTCAGTGCCAAGAAACGTCTGCGTCAAAGCAAGGATCGCCGCCAGCGCAACCGCTCAGTCAAGTCTGCTCTGCGTGGTCAAATTCGCAAAGTTCGCGAAGCCATCGAGTCCGGCGATGTCGCCACAAGTGAATCAGAATATGTGATCGCAACGAAGCGTCTCGATCAAGCGGCCGCTAAGAAGGTGATTCACGACAATCAGGCTGCCCGCATCAAGTCGCGTCTCTCCGCGGCAATCAAGAAGCTGAAGGCTGCGAAGTAG
- a CDS encoding dihydroorotate dehydrogenase electron transfer subunit produces MSDTLSDAGGNPLSAAYYADCASQYRAAITENECLARDTYRVRFECPELAATIVPGQFLMMRPVGSNDPLLGRPFALYDTVLDTAGSPIAIDVVYLVVGKMTSRLATSRPGEEIDVWGPLGNGFSPQPVDHLIMVAGGIGQTPFLALGREFLGGRQYGVPPRRNKHAEKVTLCYGVRSVDLLAGAEDFKSCGIDLRIASDDGSVGHHGLVTELLENLLAEKSTASCRIACCGPEKMMEAVAGIARAHEVPCEVSLETPMACGIGICFSCVVKTHQPDGDWDYKRTCVDGPVFNSEKIAW; encoded by the coding sequence GTGAGCGATACACTGAGTGACGCAGGAGGCAATCCACTCTCGGCCGCCTACTATGCCGATTGCGCTAGTCAGTACCGTGCAGCAATTACGGAGAACGAGTGCCTCGCGCGGGATACCTACCGAGTGCGGTTCGAGTGCCCTGAGCTGGCCGCTACGATCGTGCCTGGGCAATTCTTGATGATGCGACCGGTGGGCTCCAATGATCCGCTATTGGGTCGCCCCTTTGCACTCTACGACACCGTGCTCGACACAGCGGGCAGTCCCATAGCGATTGACGTAGTATATTTGGTCGTTGGCAAGATGACGTCGCGACTTGCAACTAGCCGCCCAGGCGAAGAAATCGATGTCTGGGGGCCTCTAGGCAACGGTTTCTCTCCGCAACCAGTCGATCACCTCATCATGGTTGCAGGGGGCATCGGCCAGACGCCATTCTTGGCACTGGGCAGAGAGTTCCTAGGAGGTCGCCAATACGGCGTACCACCTCGCAGGAACAAGCACGCTGAAAAAGTCACTCTCTGCTACGGCGTTCGTTCGGTCGATCTCCTGGCTGGAGCCGAAGATTTCAAATCGTGCGGGATCGATCTGCGAATCGCCAGCGACGATGGTTCTGTCGGGCACCACGGATTGGTTACGGAATTATTGGAAAATCTATTGGCCGAGAAGTCTACTGCTTCATGCCGTATCGCTTGCTGCGGACCAGAGAAGATGATGGAAGCTGTGGCGGGCATCGCGCGTGCCCATGAAGTGCCATGCGAAGTGTCGCTAGAAACCCCAATGGCATGCGGAATTGGGATTTGCTTTAGCTGTGTGGTAAAGACCCATCAACCCGATGGCGACTGGGACTACAAGCGGACTTGCGTCGACGGCCCCGTCTTCAACAGCGAAAAAATCGCATGGTAA
- a CDS encoding pseudouridine synthase: MPPRNAKKPASRPGRSLSGGKPSGKKNTDKKSGGSYAGKSRPGKPVKRRRKAAPQPASELPGERLQKVLAAAGLASRREAETLILEGRVEVDGQMVTELGTRVDRRHQEIFVDGEPLPHPKLVYFAVNKPEGVVCTANDPSGRPRITDLLPPDIGRVFNVGRLDMSSEGLILMTNDGELANQLTHPRHGVQKIYDVQVAGEPGPEVLAQLRKGMHLAEGFARAVDVRVKSRKKNGTVLEMVLDEGRNREVRRLLARVGHKVQRLTRIAVGPVRLGEMPRGSYRQLTHEEVRKLKTASEDGPDERKSTSSGKPAKKLVTDQQAAQQRKRKAARGKASASRASSKPPRKGAGTQSQSGKKPSGKKSGPPKRGRR; encoded by the coding sequence ATGCCTCCCCGCAATGCAAAAAAACCTGCCTCGAGGCCTGGACGCTCATTATCCGGTGGAAAACCATCTGGCAAGAAAAACACGGATAAGAAATCCGGCGGAAGTTACGCTGGGAAAAGTCGACCAGGCAAGCCGGTCAAGCGTCGCCGCAAAGCCGCACCTCAACCCGCCTCCGAGCTTCCTGGTGAGCGGCTCCAAAAGGTGCTGGCCGCCGCCGGCTTGGCAAGTCGCCGTGAAGCAGAGACATTGATCCTCGAAGGCCGTGTCGAAGTGGATGGACAGATGGTGACCGAACTCGGCACGCGGGTTGATCGGCGGCATCAAGAAATCTTTGTGGATGGGGAACCCTTGCCGCATCCCAAGCTCGTCTACTTTGCAGTGAACAAACCTGAAGGCGTCGTCTGTACAGCAAATGACCCCTCGGGGCGCCCACGGATCACGGATCTCCTGCCTCCAGATATAGGCCGTGTTTTTAACGTGGGTCGGCTCGACATGAGCAGCGAAGGGCTGATTCTTATGACGAACGATGGTGAGCTTGCCAACCAGCTCACACATCCGCGACATGGCGTACAGAAAATCTACGATGTGCAAGTGGCAGGCGAACCTGGTCCAGAAGTATTGGCTCAACTTCGCAAAGGGATGCACCTAGCCGAAGGGTTTGCCCGGGCAGTAGATGTGCGCGTCAAGAGCCGCAAGAAGAACGGCACGGTGCTTGAGATGGTACTCGACGAAGGCCGCAATCGCGAAGTGCGTCGTCTCTTGGCTCGCGTGGGACACAAGGTGCAAAGACTTACGCGAATCGCTGTGGGGCCGGTCCGTCTGGGCGAGATGCCACGAGGTTCCTATCGCCAGCTTACACATGAGGAAGTCCGCAAACTCAAAACCGCCTCTGAAGATGGCCCCGACGAAAGAAAAAGCACCTCTAGTGGAAAACCTGCGAAGAAACTAGTAACTGATCAGCAGGCCGCTCAGCAGCGAAAACGCAAAGCTGCCAGGGGTAAGGCCTCGGCTTCCAGAGCAAGCAGCAAGCCACCACGCAAAGGGGCCGGCACTCAAAGTCAATCCGGCAAAAAACCCTCCGGTAAGAAATCAGGCCCACCTAAGCGAGGTCGGCGGTGA